A single Deinococcota bacterium DNA region contains:
- a CDS encoding MFS transporter, translated as MFVSNSMIAPLVPLFSVTLGASPAVIGLIIAAAFLFPLFLAIPAGSLVDRYGPKGLILGGALLLGLSPFFVAFFPGFLSLALLQVVNGLGHLIAVVAAQSFVAALGSGALRERNFGLYTTFISIGQLFGPLLAGVVIDLSGYGAAFALAGIVALLATLLIIRLQEPKRPGLPSGSRTGPLFPPAAKVVELARNPGVQVGLLVSSTVMIALVAHQSFLPAYLDLLAYPATLIGVIVSLRALVTIMVRPFISQIITLLGGRFSTLLVMTVMVALGLGLMGYAQTFWALVVISALIGVGQGIAQPLTMVTVVDHVAPSERGTALGLRLSGNRLLQLSSPLLLGLIGQVAGYGVMFLAGGLAVAAAAGLLLTRRRVFTRLEPYGD; from the coding sequence GTGTTCGTCAGCAACAGCATGATCGCGCCGCTGGTGCCGCTCTTCAGCGTGACGCTCGGCGCTTCGCCCGCCGTGATCGGGTTGATCATCGCCGCGGCCTTCTTGTTCCCGCTGTTTCTGGCGATTCCCGCGGGCTCGCTGGTCGACCGTTACGGCCCCAAGGGGCTGATTCTGGGCGGCGCCTTGCTGCTGGGGCTGTCGCCCTTTTTCGTGGCCTTCTTTCCCGGCTTCCTGTCGCTTGCCTTGCTGCAAGTCGTCAACGGCCTCGGCCACCTCATCGCCGTGGTGGCGGCGCAAAGCTTCGTAGCAGCGCTGGGCTCGGGCGCCCTGAGGGAGCGCAACTTCGGCCTGTACACCACCTTCATCTCCATCGGCCAACTCTTCGGCCCGCTCCTGGCCGGGGTGGTCATCGACCTGAGCGGTTATGGGGCAGCCTTCGCGCTGGCAGGCATCGTCGCGCTGCTGGCAACGCTGCTCATCATCCGCCTGCAAGAGCCCAAACGGCCGGGCCTGCCGAGCGGCAGCCGGACGGGGCCGCTCTTTCCCCCTGCGGCCAAGGTCGTCGAACTGGCCCGCAATCCCGGCGTCCAGGTCGGCCTGCTGGTAAGCAGCACGGTGATGATCGCCCTGGTCGCCCACCAGTCCTTTCTGCCGGCCTACCTCGACCTGCTCGCCTACCCGGCGACCCTCATCGGGGTGATCGTCAGCTTGAGAGCCCTCGTCACCATCATGGTGCGGCCCTTCATCTCGCAGATCATCACGCTCTTGGGTGGGCGCTTCAGCACGCTCCTGGTGATGACGGTCATGGTGGCCCTGGGCCTGGGGCTGATGGGCTACGCGCAGACCTTTTGGGCGCTGGTGGTGATTTCGGCCTTGATCGGGGTGGGCCAGGGGATCGCGCAACCACTGACGATGGTGACGGTGGTGGATCATGTCGCCCCTAGCGAGCGCGGTACCGCCCTGGGGCTTCGCCTCTCCGGCAACCGTTTGCTGCAGCTGAGCAGCCCGCTCCTCCTCGGGCTCATCGGTCAGGTCGCCGGTTACGGCGTGATGTTCCTAGCCGGCGGGCTCGCCGTCGCCGCCGCCGCCGGGCTGCTTCTCACGCGCCGGCGCGTCTTCACGCGGCTCGAGCCCTATGGGGACTGA
- a CDS encoding SulP family inorganic anion transporter: MAQAKTLPHSPSGLGSHLGDVVAGLSVAIILIPQALAYAELAGMPAYTGLYAAALPPLAAAFFASSPYLQTGPVALSALLTFAALSPLATPGSPDYLALGALLALIVGVVRVLLGAFGLGIVAYLMSQPVLMAFSSAAGIVILASQLPAALGVMPPSQDLLAGALWAVANPLSWQPGALLITTFTLVLMHFGSRFHPLFPAIPLSIAFAMLYVTLLDYRGPVVGAVPPGLPPFTLSFPWEAVPELLLPGLVIALVGFAEAASIGRTYAAQERKPWSADKEFVSQGVANLAAALSGAFPVGGSFSRSALVRSAGAKTRWSGAVTGLAVLLFLPFAGVISSLPKAVLGALVIGGILGLIRLRELMRLRRYSKPQFALAWTTVAATLLFAPHIERALLLGVALAIGVHLWRETRFTVRDWNEGKTLHFKPQGVLWFGSTHLLEETFVRLLAAHPEAERLVIHLDGLGRTDLTGTLALRALLRDARKAGLRVDLQDIPPQSYKVVSRVMDWDR, encoded by the coding sequence ATGGCCCAGGCTAAGACGCTGCCGCACAGCCCCAGTGGGCTCGGTTCCCATCTTGGCGACGTTGTCGCCGGGCTGAGCGTCGCCATCATCTTGATTCCCCAGGCACTCGCCTACGCCGAACTGGCCGGCATGCCCGCCTACACCGGCCTCTACGCCGCCGCCCTGCCGCCCCTGGCGGCGGCCTTTTTCGCCTCCTCGCCCTATCTGCAGACCGGGCCGGTGGCGCTCTCGGCGCTGCTCACCTTTGCCGCGCTCAGCCCCTTAGCCACCCCCGGCAGCCCCGACTACCTCGCCCTGGGCGCGCTCCTCGCGCTCATCGTCGGGGTGGTGCGGGTCCTGCTCGGCGCCTTTGGGCTCGGCATCGTCGCCTACCTGATGTCGCAGCCCGTCCTGATGGCCTTCAGCAGCGCGGCGGGCATCGTCATCTTGGCCTCACAGCTACCCGCCGCCCTGGGCGTGATGCCGCCTAGCCAGGACCTCCTCGCGGGGGCGCTCTGGGCGGTCGCGAATCCGCTCAGTTGGCAGCCCGGCGCGCTGCTCATCACCACCTTCACGCTTGTCCTCATGCACTTCGGGTCGAGGTTTCATCCCCTCTTTCCGGCCATTCCCCTGTCGATCGCCTTTGCCATGCTCTACGTCACCCTCCTGGACTACCGCGGGCCGGTCGTCGGTGCGGTGCCGCCCGGCCTGCCGCCCTTCACCCTGAGTTTTCCCTGGGAAGCGGTGCCCGAGCTTCTCCTGCCGGGCCTGGTCATCGCCCTGGTGGGTTTCGCCGAGGCGGCTTCCATCGGCCGCACTTACGCCGCCCAGGAGCGCAAGCCCTGGAGCGCCGACAAGGAGTTCGTCTCGCAGGGCGTCGCCAACCTGGCCGCCGCCCTGAGCGGCGCCTTTCCGGTGGGCGGCTCCTTCTCGAGGAGCGCCCTGGTCCGCAGTGCCGGCGCCAAGACGCGCTGGAGCGGCGCGGTGACGGGCCTGGCGGTCCTCCTCTTCCTGCCCTTCGCCGGGGTCATCTCGAGCCTGCCCAAGGCGGTCTTGGGCGCGCTCGTCATCGGCGGCATCCTGGGCCTCATCCGCCTGCGCGAGCTCATGCGGCTGAGGCGCTACTCCAAGCCGCAGTTCGCGCTGGCCTGGACGACGGTAGCGGCGACGCTGCTGTTCGCCCCGCACATCGAGCGGGCCCTGCTCCTCGGCGTGGCCCTGGCCATCGGCGTCCACCTCTGGCGCGAGACCCGCTTTACGGTCAGGGACTGGAACGAGGGCAAGACGCTGCACTTCAAGCCGCAGGGCGTCCTCTGGTTCGGCTCGACCCACCTCTTGGAAGAGACCTTCGTGCGCCTCCTGGCGGCTCACCCCGAGGCCGAGCGGCTGGTGATTCACCTTGACGGCCTCGGCCGCACCGACCTGACCGGCACCTTGGCCCTGCGGGCGCTGTTGCGCGACGCGCGCAAGGCCGGGCTCAGGGTGGACCTGCAGGACATTCCGCCGCAGTCCTACAAGGTGGTCAGCCGGGTGATGGACTGGGACAGGTAG
- a CDS encoding isocitrate/isopropylmalate family dehydrogenase, whose product MQKLVITELLGDGIGPELARAVHAVAAVLPLDITWDSVDWSLERREAKGEAAIDEAEASMRRTKLAVKYPTVTKTRSPNALIRRRLGFSVIYRPAISIPGISSNFKRNIGLHVVRVAVGGTYDDPGQYVGRDAAVSLRVVEREPCAQAAAFAFELAKRNSWRVTSSSKHTIQRATDGLFEAVVKEVHKDYLEVPHNLELFDALLAKIILKPEDYDVVLVLNEYGDFLSDMASGLVGSLGTGASGNFSFDDRRQVEIAMFDPAGGTAPDIAGRDLANPAAILLAFGMLLDHVGRAEIGDALRDSILAAIGQGSCTRDLGGALSGSDFSAVIVQDLEARLQGLAEDPSSGNR is encoded by the coding sequence ATGCAAAAGCTGGTCATAACCGAACTTCTAGGCGACGGGATAGGGCCGGAACTGGCCCGGGCGGTGCATGCGGTCGCCGCGGTCTTGCCGCTCGACATCACCTGGGACAGCGTCGACTGGTCGCTGGAGAGGCGCGAGGCCAAGGGTGAGGCCGCCATCGACGAGGCCGAAGCCTCCATGCGCCGGACCAAGCTGGCGGTCAAGTACCCTACCGTCACCAAGACCCGCAGCCCCAACGCGCTCATCCGCCGCCGGCTGGGCTTCAGTGTCATCTACCGGCCGGCCATCTCGATCCCCGGCATCTCCTCGAACTTCAAGCGCAACATCGGCCTGCACGTGGTGCGGGTGGCGGTGGGCGGCACCTACGACGATCCGGGGCAGTACGTCGGCCGCGACGCGGCGGTGTCGCTGCGGGTGGTGGAGCGCGAGCCCTGCGCGCAGGCGGCCGCCTTTGCCTTCGAACTCGCCAAGCGCAACAGCTGGCGGGTGACCTCGTCCTCCAAACACACCATCCAAAGGGCGACCGATGGCCTCTTCGAGGCGGTCGTCAAGGAGGTCCACAAGGACTACCTTGAGGTCCCGCACAACCTCGAGCTGTTCGACGCGCTCTTGGCCAAGATCATTTTGAAGCCCGAGGACTACGACGTGGTGCTGGTCCTAAACGAGTACGGCGACTTTCTCTCGGACATGGCCTCGGGCCTGGTCGGCAGCCTGGGGACGGGAGCCAGCGGCAACTTCTCGTTCGACGACCGGCGCCAGGTCGAGATCGCCATGTTCGACCCGGCGGGCGGCACCGCTCCCGATATCGCCGGAAGAGACCTCGCCAACCCCGCGGCGATTCTGCTCGCCTTCGGTATGCTGCTCGATCACGTCGGCCGCGCCGAGATCGGCGACGCCTTGCGCGACAGCATCCTGGCGGCCATCGGCCAGGGCAGTTGCACGCGCGATCTCGGCGGCGCGCTGTCCGGCAGCGACTTCAGCGCGGTGATCGTTCAAGACCTCGAGGCGCGCTTGCAGGGGCTGGCCGAGGATCCTTCAAGCGGCAATCGATGA
- a CDS encoding glutamate-5-semialdehyde dehydrogenase, producing the protein MNAAISPLERPLGFLLGRARRASRQLPRADRNGALRAMAEALLEDAAAILAANGEDVRAERQQGTAEVLVDRLTLTEARLEEVASALEQIASLPDPLHRVLDGWRLDNGLSVSKVTVPFGVIGMIYESRPNVTVDAASLALKAGSAAVLRGSAGALNSNRALVAVMRRALAAAKLPEDAVQLIDSPDRALVTELLEARGQVDLVIPRGGAQLIEHVVRTAQVPVIETGVGNCHVFVDASADLGQARDIVMNAKVQRPGVCNAAETLLVHEAAAADFLPGMLGALAGKGVEVFGCERTRALVPGLRPATEADWETEYLDLKLAVKVVSTLDEALGHIGRYGSGHSEAIVTGATANARRFQDEVDAAAVYVNASTRFTDGFEFGFGAEIGISTQKLHARGPMGLAEMVTYKYLVEGQGQVRR; encoded by the coding sequence ATGAACGCCGCGATTTCTCCCCTCGAGCGCCCCCTCGGTTTCCTCTTGGGGCGCGCCCGCCGGGCCAGCCGCCAATTGCCCAGGGCGGACCGTAACGGCGCCCTGAGGGCGATGGCGGAGGCCCTCCTGGAAGACGCCGCGGCCATTCTCGCGGCCAATGGCGAGGACGTGCGGGCCGAGCGTCAGCAGGGCACCGCCGAGGTGCTCGTCGACCGTCTCACCCTGACGGAGGCGCGCCTGGAAGAGGTGGCCTCGGCGCTCGAGCAGATCGCCTCGCTGCCCGACCCGCTCCACCGCGTCCTGGACGGCTGGCGGCTCGACAACGGCCTTTCGGTCAGCAAGGTCACCGTGCCCTTCGGCGTCATCGGCATGATCTACGAGTCGCGGCCCAACGTCACCGTGGACGCCGCCTCGCTGGCGCTCAAAGCGGGTTCCGCCGCCGTCCTGCGGGGCTCGGCGGGCGCCCTAAACAGCAACCGCGCCCTGGTGGCCGTCATGCGCCGCGCACTCGCCGCCGCCAAGCTGCCCGAGGACGCCGTCCAGCTCATCGACTCGCCCGACCGGGCGCTCGTCACCGAACTCCTGGAGGCCAGGGGCCAGGTGGACCTGGTCATTCCCAGGGGCGGCGCGCAGCTCATCGAACACGTGGTGAGGACGGCCCAGGTGCCGGTGATCGAGACCGGCGTGGGCAACTGCCATGTTTTCGTCGATGCCTCGGCCGACTTGGGGCAGGCCCGCGACATCGTCATGAACGCCAAGGTGCAGCGCCCGGGCGTCTGCAACGCCGCCGAGACGCTGCTCGTCCACGAGGCGGCGGCGGCGGACTTCCTGCCGGGGATGCTGGGAGCGCTCGCGGGCAAGGGCGTCGAAGTCTTCGGCTGCGAGCGGACCAGAGCCCTGGTGCCCGGGCTCCGGCCCGCGACCGAGGCGGACTGGGAGACCGAATACCTGGACCTCAAGCTGGCAGTCAAGGTGGTAAGCACGCTCGACGAGGCCCTGGGGCACATAGGGCGCTACGGCAGCGGGCACTCCGAGGCCATCGTGACCGGGGCGACGGCGAACGCCCGGAGGTTCCAGGACGAGGTGGACGCGGCGGCGGTCTACGTGAACGCCAGCACCCGCTTCACCGACGGCTTCGAATTCGGCTTCGGCGCGGAGATCGGCATTTCTACGCAAAAACTCCACGCTCGCGGGCCGATGGGCTTGGCCGAGATGGTGACCTACAAGTACCTGGTCGAGGGGCAGGGGCAGGTCAGGCGCTAG
- a CDS encoding class I SAM-dependent methyltransferase translates to MKSTVEEIRRRFDEDVERFSNLEIGQSAAVDSPLATELIAQAAAAATPHASQLLDVGCGAGNYTLKLLRLLPALNVRLVDLSRPMLERAQGRVRAVTTAEVTAVQADIRELALEEAGCDIILAAAVLHHLREDEEWRAVFGKFHAALRPGGSLWIFDMVEGAAPALQALMWQRYGDYLKELKGEGYRDHVFAYIEQEDTPRPLMFQLDLLGEVGFDTVEVLHKNGCFAAFGAVKAAS, encoded by the coding sequence ATGAAATCGACGGTCGAAGAGATCAGGCGGCGGTTCGACGAGGACGTGGAGCGCTTCTCCAACTTGGAGATCGGCCAGTCGGCGGCGGTCGATTCGCCCCTGGCCACGGAGCTCATCGCCCAAGCGGCGGCGGCCGCCACTCCTCACGCCAGCCAGCTGCTCGACGTGGGCTGTGGCGCCGGCAACTACACGCTCAAGCTCTTGCGGCTTCTACCCGCGCTGAACGTCAGGCTCGTCGACCTGAGCCGGCCCATGCTCGAGCGGGCGCAGGGGCGCGTCAGGGCGGTCACCACGGCCGAGGTGACGGCTGTCCAGGCCGACATCCGCGAGCTGGCGCTGGAGGAGGCCGGCTGCGACATCATCCTGGCGGCGGCGGTCTTGCACCACCTGCGCGAGGACGAGGAGTGGCGGGCGGTGTTCGGCAAGTTCCACGCCGCGCTGCGCCCGGGCGGCTCGCTGTGGATCTTCGACATGGTCGAGGGCGCCGCGCCGGCGCTGCAGGCCCTGATGTGGCAGCGCTACGGAGACTACCTGAAGGAGCTGAAGGGCGAGGGCTACCGCGATCACGTCTTTGCCTACATCGAGCAGGAGGACACGCCCAGACCGCTCATGTTCCAGCTCGACTTGCTGGGCGAGGTCGGTTTCGACACCGTCGAGGTCCTGCACAAAAACGGCTGCTTCGCGGCCTTTGGCGCCGTCAAGGCAGCGAGCTGA